One Weissella ceti DNA window includes the following coding sequences:
- the rlmB gene encoding 23S rRNA (guanosine(2251)-2'-O)-methyltransferase RlmB, translating to MVQNNKKMKTPKPVKGTKPNKPAKRRDDRDNRDNRPTKKSRPQTEQVEVVQVPEDSEFIFGIHASTEALKGETDINKVWLQAGLADKTRNELIALAKKRGLIVQDAPKAKLDELANGANHQGVVMSVAAYAYAELDDLFAKAAEKNEEPFFLILDSIEDPHNLGSILRTADAAGVHGIIIPKRRAVQLTAVVAKTSTGAIEHVPVTRVTNLVQTVTELKKRGLWVYGTDMNGKDYRQWDAKGATALVIGNEGKGIAPLLKKTMDETLTIPMVGHVQSLNASVAASLLIYQGFNSRNPL from the coding sequence ATGGTACAAAATAACAAGAAGATGAAGACGCCAAAGCCGGTAAAGGGAACTAAGCCTAACAAGCCAGCTAAGCGTCGTGACGATCGTGATAACCGCGACAATCGTCCAACTAAGAAGTCACGCCCACAAACTGAACAAGTTGAAGTCGTACAAGTCCCTGAAGATTCAGAATTCATCTTTGGAATTCACGCTTCAACTGAAGCATTGAAGGGTGAAACGGACATCAACAAGGTTTGGCTGCAAGCTGGACTTGCTGACAAGACACGTAACGAATTAATCGCACTTGCGAAGAAGCGTGGCTTGATTGTACAAGATGCACCTAAGGCTAAGCTAGACGAACTAGCAAACGGCGCAAACCACCAAGGTGTTGTGATGTCTGTTGCGGCATATGCATACGCAGAACTTGATGACTTGTTTGCTAAGGCTGCTGAAAAGAATGAAGAACCATTCTTCTTGATCTTAGATTCAATCGAAGACCCACACAATTTGGGATCAATTCTACGTACAGCTGATGCAGCTGGAGTCCACGGAATTATCATTCCAAAGCGTCGTGCGGTTCAATTGACTGCTGTTGTTGCGAAGACCTCAACAGGGGCAATCGAACACGTACCAGTTACCCGTGTAACGAACCTAGTACAAACTGTTACTGAATTGAAGAAGCGTGGCCTATGGGTTTACGGAACTGATATGAACGGTAAGGACTACCGTCAATGGGATGCTAAGGGCGCAACTGCGCTAGTTATTGGAAACGAAGGTAAGGGAATTGCACCATTGTTGAAGAAGACAATGGACGAAACGCTAACTATTCCAATGGTTGGACACGTGCAAAGTTTGAACGCTTCTGTTGCAGCCAGCCTATTGATTTACCAAGGGTTTAACTCACGTAACCCACTATAA
- a CDS encoding Mini-ribonuclease 3 has product MLDEKVDYQQMTGLDLAFFGDAVYEFYVRQHLLALGIKKPHKLQREAKQYVSAKAHAALYRLMEEDALLTEAEESYFKRGRNANSHTKAKNTDVVTYRISTGFEALIGYLYASRQIERLDEVVSWVFEQVESGRTRENGTK; this is encoded by the coding sequence ATGTTAGATGAAAAAGTCGATTACCAACAAATGACTGGGTTAGACCTAGCGTTTTTTGGGGATGCTGTGTATGAATTCTATGTACGTCAACATCTATTAGCACTAGGGATTAAGAAGCCACACAAGCTACAACGTGAAGCGAAGCAATACGTTTCAGCGAAAGCACACGCGGCGCTTTATCGCTTGATGGAAGAAGATGCACTATTGACGGAAGCTGAAGAATCATACTTCAAGCGTGGTCGTAATGCTAACTCACATACAAAGGCCAAGAATACGGACGTGGTAACATACCGTATCTCAACTGGTTTTGAAGCATTAATTGGATATCTATATGCAAGTCGTCAAATCGAACGATTGGATGAAGTTGTGTCATGGGTATTTGAACAAGTAGAAAGTGGACGGACACGAGAAAATGGTACAAAATAA
- the cysS gene encoding cysteine--tRNA ligase, translated as MKVFNTLSLEKETFEPVTPGVINMYVCGPTVYNYIHIGNARSAIAFDTIRRYLEYRGNEVNFVSNFTDVDDKMIKAAAEEGITVPELADRYIAAYFEDTAALNVKPATVQPRATDNIPEIITFVEDLIAKDYAYVAEGDVYFRARKFPDYGHLAHQDLDEMEHNAAGRLDDEEQDRKEDPMDFAVWKSAANDNAISWDSPWGAGRPGWHIECSVMSTKYLGNNIDIHGGGIDLAFPHHTNEIAQSEARSGETFVHKWLHNGFVTVGDAQEKMSKSLGNFTTVHDLLQELSDPLALRFFMASTQYRRPIAFSTANLEQATNNLNRIRTAYRNLQFRLADAQEGINPETLVQVATIVNTFNEAMDDDFNVQNALSAIYDLVELANTTSQENVVVTSDVNLILETLAKLMDIFGVDDLAQEELADETIQALIDERDAARENRDFARSDEIREELAAQDILLEDTPQGTRWRRATQD; from the coding sequence ATGAAAGTATTTAATACATTATCTTTAGAAAAAGAAACGTTTGAACCGGTAACTCCAGGGGTCATTAACATGTACGTCTGTGGACCAACGGTGTATAACTACATTCATATTGGAAACGCACGTTCTGCTATTGCCTTTGACACTATTCGACGTTATTTGGAATACCGTGGAAACGAAGTTAACTTTGTTTCTAACTTCACTGACGTTGATGACAAGATGATTAAAGCAGCCGCTGAAGAAGGTATTACAGTACCTGAACTAGCGGACCGTTATATTGCAGCTTACTTTGAAGATACAGCTGCCTTGAATGTTAAGCCTGCTACGGTACAACCACGTGCCACAGATAACATTCCAGAAATTATCACATTCGTAGAAGACTTGATTGCCAAGGACTACGCTTATGTTGCAGAAGGGGATGTGTACTTCCGTGCACGTAAGTTCCCTGATTACGGTCACTTGGCTCACCAAGACCTAGACGAAATGGAGCATAATGCTGCAGGTCGTTTGGATGATGAAGAACAAGACCGTAAGGAAGATCCAATGGACTTCGCTGTTTGGAAGTCAGCAGCTAATGACAACGCTATTTCATGGGATTCACCATGGGGAGCAGGACGTCCAGGATGGCACATTGAATGTTCAGTCATGTCTACTAAGTATTTGGGTAACAATATTGATATCCACGGTGGTGGAATCGATTTGGCTTTCCCACACCATACAAATGAAATTGCACAATCAGAAGCACGTTCTGGCGAAACATTCGTGCACAAGTGGTTGCACAATGGATTTGTGACAGTTGGGGATGCACAAGAGAAGATGTCTAAGTCATTAGGTAACTTCACAACAGTCCACGACTTGTTGCAAGAATTGAGCGACCCATTGGCTTTGCGCTTCTTCATGGCAAGCACACAATACCGTCGCCCAATTGCTTTCTCAACAGCGAACCTAGAACAAGCAACGAACAACTTGAACCGTATCCGTACGGCATACCGTAACTTGCAATTCCGTTTGGCGGATGCACAAGAAGGTATTAACCCAGAAACACTTGTTCAAGTTGCGACAATCGTTAACACATTCAACGAAGCTATGGATGATGACTTTAACGTACAAAACGCGTTGTCAGCTATCTACGATCTAGTTGAATTGGCTAACACAACTTCACAAGAAAACGTTGTGGTCACAAGTGACGTTAACTTGATTCTAGAAACATTAGCTAAGTTGATGGATATCTTCGGAGTTGATGACTTGGCGCAAGAAGAATTGGCTGACGAAACAATTCAAGCATTGATTGATGAACGTGATGCAGCCCGTGAGAACCGTGACTTTGCGCGTTCAGATGAAATTCGCGAAGAACTAGCAGCACAAGATATTTTACTAGAAGATACACCGCAAGGGACGCGTTGGCGTCGTGCGACACAAGATTAA
- the nadE gene encoding ammonia-dependent NAD(+) synthetase: MTTKQAEIIAALGSQPTIDPMVEYRRSVDLLKEYLKKTGLKVYVLGISGGQDSTLAGKMAQTAVEELREETGDAGYKFIAMRLPYNEQADEQDALDAIAWQNADQTIRVNIQGATEASVKQLTDAGMSVSDFNKGNIKARQRMISQFAVAGEVGGVVIGTDHAAEAVTGFYTKFGDGAADITPLYRLTKRQGRQILEMLGAPVHLYEKVPTADLEEDRPSLPDEVALGVTYDDLDDYLEGKTVSDDAATKIEGWYNRTMHKRRGPVTVFDQWWR, encoded by the coding sequence ATGACAACGAAACAAGCAGAAATTATTGCCGCTTTAGGCTCACAACCAACGATTGACCCGATGGTTGAATACCGTCGTTCCGTTGATTTGTTGAAGGAATACCTAAAGAAGACAGGACTAAAAGTTTATGTATTAGGTATTTCTGGTGGGCAAGATTCAACGTTAGCCGGTAAAATGGCACAAACAGCCGTGGAAGAATTGCGCGAAGAAACTGGAGATGCAGGATACAAGTTTATTGCAATGCGTTTGCCATACAATGAACAAGCTGATGAACAAGATGCGTTGGATGCAATTGCCTGGCAAAATGCAGACCAAACAATTCGTGTTAATATTCAAGGTGCAACCGAAGCGTCAGTTAAGCAACTAACCGATGCGGGGATGTCTGTTTCTGATTTCAACAAAGGAAACATCAAAGCCCGTCAACGTATGATTTCACAATTTGCGGTGGCTGGTGAAGTTGGTGGTGTTGTGATTGGAACGGATCATGCAGCCGAAGCAGTGACTGGATTCTACACAAAGTTTGGGGATGGTGCAGCGGACATTACGCCACTATACCGTCTAACTAAGCGTCAAGGACGTCAAATTTTGGAAATGCTAGGAGCACCTGTGCACTTGTATGAAAAGGTGCCAACAGCTGATCTTGAAGAAGACCGTCCATCATTACCTGATGAAGTTGCGCTAGGTGTCACATATGATGACCTAGACGACTACCTAGAAGGTAAGACAGTTTCAGACGATGCCGCAACTAAGATTGAAGGTTGGTATAACCGCACAATGCACAAGCGTCGTGGACCAGTTACAGTCTTTGACCAATGGTGGCGTTAA
- a CDS encoding nicotinate phosphoribosyltransferase — MSLHYADDSLALHTDAYQLSMMQTYFDQGINNRHAVYEMYFRKLPFKNGYAIFAGLERVLEYLRGLHFSETDIAYLRETGSYSEEFIDYLENWRFKGTVRAPREGEPVFNDEPILQVEGSVFDAQLIETPLLNIINYQTLIATKASRIRSVVGDQALMEFGTRRAQEMDAALWGTRAAYIGGFDATSNVRAGKIFGIPISGTHAHSLVQIYRSDYEAFKAYAESHRDCVFLVDTYDTLRSGVPAAIKVAREFGDKINFLGVRIDSGDMAYLSKGVRKMLDDAGFPDAKIYASNDLDEETITSLKRQDAKIDVWGIGTKLITAYDQPALGGVYKVVSIENERGKMVDTIKISGTAAKISTPGKKQVWRITSNADGKSEGDYVALWDENPKDDPEGVYMFNPNYPYLNKTITDYTARPLLHDVVVDGEIVYESPDLAEIRAYSQENLQALWAEYRRDLNPQEYPVDLSKKAWQNKMSLIEEVQGFVKRIAVTEEALPKDINED; from the coding sequence ATGTCATTACATTACGCGGATGATAGCCTAGCATTGCACACCGATGCTTATCAACTGTCTATGATGCAAACATATTTTGATCAAGGAATTAATAACCGTCACGCGGTTTATGAAATGTATTTCCGTAAGCTGCCATTTAAGAATGGATATGCAATTTTTGCAGGTCTGGAACGCGTCTTAGAATACTTACGTGGTTTGCACTTTTCAGAAACGGATATTGCCTACCTACGTGAAACAGGTTCATACAGTGAAGAATTCATTGATTACTTGGAGAACTGGCGCTTTAAGGGAACTGTCCGTGCGCCTCGTGAAGGAGAACCAGTCTTCAATGATGAACCAATCTTGCAAGTCGAAGGATCCGTTTTTGATGCGCAACTAATTGAAACACCATTATTGAACATCATTAATTATCAAACATTGATTGCGACAAAGGCATCACGTATTCGAAGCGTTGTTGGGGATCAAGCTTTGATGGAATTTGGAACACGTCGTGCCCAAGAAATGGACGCCGCACTATGGGGAACACGTGCTGCATACATTGGAGGATTTGATGCAACTTCAAATGTCCGCGCGGGTAAGATTTTTGGTATTCCAATTTCTGGAACACATGCGCACAGTTTGGTTCAAATTTACCGTAGTGATTATGAAGCTTTCAAGGCGTACGCCGAAAGTCACCGTGACTGTGTATTCTTAGTAGATACTTATGACACATTGCGTTCTGGTGTACCTGCCGCAATTAAGGTGGCGCGTGAATTTGGTGATAAGATTAACTTCTTAGGTGTTCGCATTGACTCAGGAGACATGGCTTACTTGTCTAAGGGTGTGCGTAAGATGTTGGATGATGCTGGTTTCCCAGATGCCAAGATCTACGCATCTAATGATTTGGATGAAGAAACAATTACGAGTTTGAAGCGCCAAGATGCCAAGATTGACGTCTGGGGAATTGGAACTAAGTTGATTACAGCGTACGATCAACCAGCACTAGGTGGTGTTTACAAGGTTGTCTCAATTGAGAACGAACGCGGTAAGATGGTCGACACCATTAAGATTTCTGGAACGGCTGCGAAGATTTCTACACCAGGTAAGAAGCAAGTTTGGCGTATTACATCAAATGCGGATGGTAAGTCTGAAGGTGACTATGTTGCCCTATGGGATGAAAACCCTAAGGATGACCCAGAAGGTGTGTACATGTTCAATCCGAACTACCCATACCTAAACAAGACGATTACTGATTACACAGCACGTCCTTTGTTGCATGATGTGGTTGTGGATGGTGAGATTGTCTATGAATCACCAGACTTGGCTGAAATTCGTGCATACTCTCAAGAAAACTTGCAAGCATTGTGGGCAGAATATCGTCGTGATTTGAACCCACAAGAATACCCAGTCGATCTATCTAAGAAGGCTTGGCAAAACAAGATGAGTTTGATTGAAGAAGTACAAGGATTCGTAAAGCGTATTGCAGTGACTGAAGAAGCATTGCCAAAGGATATCAACGAGGACTAA
- the arsC gene encoding arsenate reductase (thioredoxin), producing MQLYFLCTGNSCRSQIAEGFAKHYLPTDWTIKSAGIETHGLNPNAVNVMQEIGIDISNQTSNLIDPDYLNSSDIIITLCGDAKDKCPMTPPHIKRLHWDLLDPAQATGTPEQIIQVFRDTRDTIQELVKSLQP from the coding sequence ATGCAATTATATTTTTTATGCACTGGTAATTCATGTCGTAGTCAAATAGCAGAAGGATTTGCCAAACACTATTTGCCTACTGATTGGACGATTAAAAGTGCCGGAATAGAAACTCACGGCTTAAATCCTAATGCTGTCAATGTTATGCAAGAAATCGGAATTGATATTTCAAATCAAACCTCAAACTTAATTGATCCTGATTATTTAAATTCTAGTGACATTATTATTACGCTATGTGGGGATGCCAAAGACAAGTGTCCTATGACACCTCCCCATATCAAGCGATTACACTGGGATCTACTAGATCCTGCACAAGCAACAGGAACACCTGAGCAAATTATTCAAGTGTTTAGAGATACGCGCGATACTATACAAGAGCTCGTCAAATCCTTGCAACCTTAG
- a CDS encoding MetQ/NlpA family ABC transporter substrate-binding protein → MNTKLKIAGTALATFALTVTGMGLLTTERPNNGTSSNNDSPTVTIGLVGSSDKELWDSVAKTAKDEYGITVKTKTFTDYNQPNKAVADGSIDLNAFQHNDFLKNWNASNNNQLVGIGDTAISPLRLYSDSLKTVSDFKAGDTIVVPNDPTNEARALQLLAQAKLIDIKKTAMPTVKDITKNNKDLKIKAVAADQTASNLKSGNVAGAVINSNYAVEAKVDPETAIFVEPLTKASKPWINIIAAKKDQKDNDNYAKVVKSFQTETTKQYFKKHWGDTQIAAWDLDLK, encoded by the coding sequence ATGAATACGAAATTGAAAATTGCTGGAACTGCATTAGCTACTTTTGCCCTAACTGTAACTGGTATGGGATTACTAACTACTGAACGTCCAAATAATGGTACTTCAAGTAATAATGACTCACCTACTGTAACGATTGGGTTAGTTGGTTCATCTGATAAGGAATTATGGGATTCTGTTGCTAAAACCGCTAAGGATGAATACGGTATTACGGTTAAGACCAAGACATTCACTGATTACAATCAACCTAATAAAGCTGTGGCAGACGGTTCAATTGACTTGAACGCCTTCCAGCATAATGACTTCTTAAAGAACTGGAATGCTTCAAACAATAACCAATTAGTCGGCATTGGGGATACAGCCATTTCACCCCTGCGTCTTTACTCAGATTCTTTGAAGACTGTATCAGACTTTAAGGCTGGTGACACCATTGTTGTTCCTAACGATCCGACTAATGAAGCACGTGCATTACAACTATTGGCCCAAGCAAAGCTAATTGATATCAAGAAAACAGCAATGCCTACTGTCAAAGACATTACTAAAAACAATAAGGATTTGAAGATTAAGGCAGTTGCCGCTGACCAAACTGCTTCAAACCTAAAGTCAGGTAATGTGGCCGGGGCCGTTATCAATTCTAACTACGCCGTTGAAGCTAAGGTCGATCCAGAAACTGCAATCTTCGTTGAGCCACTAACTAAAGCATCTAAGCCATGGATTAACATTATTGCAGCTAAGAAGGATCAAAAGGATAATGACAACTACGCTAAGGTCGTGAAGTCATTCCAAACAGAAACAACAAAACAATACTTCAAAAAGCACTGGGGTGACACTCAAATTGCAGCTTGGGATTTGGATCTAAAATAA
- a CDS encoding methionine ABC transporter ATP-binding protein: MPIIELKNINVTFKQGQRNIVAVQNESLTVEAGDIYGIVGYSGAGKSTLVRNINLLQRPTSGEVIINGQDLTKLSSKDLRNQRKKIGMIFQHFNLLDEITVFDNVLQPLKHASLSTAEKKAKVSELLELVGLSDRAGNYPSQLSGGQKQRVAIARALVNDPDILLSDEATSALDPRTTNQILKLLKEVNQTLGVTIIMITHEMQVVKEIANKVAVMENGHIIERGSLLEIFTNPQKTLTKDFINTATNLDAALENVQELLATRPLDANSKLVQIHYVGNDTAQPLLATIYADYGVAPNILYSNMEILTQTPVGLAIAVFSGPSEAAINDALQHFRDQGVGIKILNEGGNANA, translated from the coding sequence ATGCCGATTATTGAATTAAAGAATATTAACGTCACATTTAAACAAGGACAACGTAATATCGTTGCTGTGCAAAATGAAAGCCTAACTGTTGAAGCTGGTGACATCTACGGTATCGTAGGTTACTCAGGAGCTGGTAAGTCTACGCTTGTCCGTAACATTAACCTACTCCAACGCCCAACATCTGGGGAAGTTATCATTAATGGTCAAGACCTAACGAAGCTATCTTCTAAAGACTTACGTAATCAACGTAAGAAGATTGGGATGATTTTCCAACACTTCAATTTGCTAGATGAAATCACAGTCTTTGATAATGTCCTACAACCACTAAAGCACGCTTCACTAAGCACAGCTGAAAAGAAAGCTAAAGTTTCCGAGCTATTAGAATTAGTTGGTCTATCTGATCGAGCTGGTAACTACCCGTCACAACTATCTGGTGGTCAAAAGCAACGTGTTGCCATTGCGCGTGCGTTGGTTAATGATCCTGACATCTTGCTTTCTGACGAAGCAACGTCTGCGCTTGATCCACGTACAACGAACCAAATTTTGAAACTACTAAAAGAAGTTAATCAAACATTGGGTGTCACAATCATTATGATTACCCACGAAATGCAAGTCGTTAAGGAAATCGCCAATAAAGTTGCGGTGATGGAAAATGGTCACATTATCGAACGTGGTTCACTACTTGAAATCTTTACCAACCCACAAAAGACCCTAACTAAGGACTTTATCAATACAGCTACTAATCTAGATGCTGCATTAGAAAATGTCCAAGAACTATTGGCGACACGTCCCTTAGATGCGAATAGTAAACTTGTCCAAATCCACTATGTTGGAAATGATACAGCACAACCATTGTTAGCAACAATCTATGCTGATTACGGCGTGGCACCAAACATTCTATACTCAAACATGGAAATCCTAACACAAACACCTGTAGGACTCGCTATCGCAGTCTTTAGTGGTCCAAGTGAAGCTGCGATTAACGACGCACTACAACACTTCCGTGATCAAGGTGTTGGTATCAAAATCTTAAATGAAGGAGGAAATGCCAATGCTTAA
- a CDS encoding methionine ABC transporter permease, which produces MLNWIETNFPNVYNLGWTGDGAWGTSIFETLYMTCGSAIFGGLLGLIFGIGLVLTDANGIMPNKVAFQFLDKFVSIGRAIPFIIMVVIFSPLTQFVAGTTIGPTAALVPLSLGVFPFFARQVQVALLGVSTGKVEAARSYGATNWDIITSVYLREGLSELIRVSTVTTISLVGLTTMAGAIGAGGLGTTAIVTGYQRFQPDVMWTATIIVLLLILLIQFTGDALAKLSRHG; this is translated from the coding sequence ATGCTTAATTGGATTGAAACGAATTTCCCTAACGTCTATAACCTAGGTTGGACCGGTGACGGTGCCTGGGGAACATCTATCTTTGAAACACTATACATGACTTGTGGTTCTGCGATTTTCGGTGGTCTACTTGGTTTAATCTTTGGAATCGGATTGGTTCTAACTGATGCGAACGGTATTATGCCTAATAAGGTTGCTTTCCAGTTCCTAGACAAGTTTGTCTCAATTGGCCGTGCAATTCCTTTCATTATCATGGTTGTTATCTTCTCTCCATTGACGCAATTCGTGGCCGGAACAACAATCGGTCCAACTGCTGCATTAGTGCCCCTTTCATTGGGGGTATTCCCCTTCTTCGCGCGCCAAGTGCAAGTTGCCCTCCTAGGTGTATCTACTGGTAAGGTTGAAGCAGCACGTTCATACGGTGCAACCAACTGGGACATCATTACATCCGTTTACCTACGTGAAGGTCTATCAGAACTAATTCGTGTTTCTACAGTCACAACCATTAGCCTAGTTGGATTAACAACGATGGCGGGAGCTATTGGTGCCGGTGGTTTAGGAACTACTGCCATTGTTACTGGATACCAACGTTTCCAACCCGATGTTATGTGGACAGCCACAATCATCGTGCTACTATTGATCCTATTAATTCAATTCACTGGTGATGCTTTAGCTAAGCTAAGCCGTCACGGTTAA
- the rplQ gene encoding 50S ribosomal protein L17: protein MGYRKLGRSSAQRKALLRDLTTQLLINGSIQTTEARAKEVRRTADKIITLGKHGDLASRRKAAAFLRNVVADVNVSEEENVKIQNAVQYLFNEVAPRFEGRAGGYTRILKMDQRRGDAAPMVLLQLVD, encoded by the coding sequence ATGGGATACCGTAAGTTAGGACGTTCTAGCGCACAACGTAAGGCTTTGTTGCGCGACTTGACAACACAATTGTTGATCAACGGATCAATCCAAACTACAGAAGCACGTGCGAAGGAAGTTCGCCGTACTGCTGATAAGATAATTACATTAGGTAAGCATGGAGACTTGGCATCACGCCGTAAGGCTGCTGCTTTCCTACGTAACGTAGTTGCGGACGTAAACGTTTCTGAAGAAGAAAACGTTAAGATTCAAAATGCTGTGCAATACTTGTTTAACGAAGTTGCACCACGCTTTGAGGGTCGTGCGGGTGGTTACACTCGTATTCTAAAGATGGACCAACGTCGTGGAGACGCTGCTCCTATGGTTCTTTTGCAATTGGTTGACTAA
- a CDS encoding DNA-directed RNA polymerase subunit alpha produces the protein MLEFENPKITLVEDDGNYGKFVVEPLERGYGTTLGNSLRRVLLSSLPGAAINSVQIDGVLHEFSTVEGVVEDVTQIILNLKKVAMRIDSDDAKTLEVNVNGPAMVTAGDIIGDADVEILNKDLHIATVAAGATLHMTLTAERGRGYVSGDQNKELHSNMPIGVLAIDSIYTPIERVNYQVEETRVGQRNDFDKLTMDIWTDGSLSVTEAISLAARILSDHLNPFVELSERAVETQVMLDKEETTTSKHAEVPIEELDLSVRSYNCLKRAGINTIQELTDRSENQMMNVRNLGRKSLDEIQDKLTALGLGFRKED, from the coding sequence ATGCTTGAATTCGAAAACCCAAAGATTACTTTGGTTGAAGATGATGGTAACTACGGTAAGTTTGTGGTTGAACCGCTTGAACGTGGTTATGGAACTACTCTAGGGAATTCCCTACGCCGTGTTTTGTTGTCTTCATTACCAGGGGCTGCAATCAACTCAGTACAAATTGATGGAGTTTTGCACGAATTTTCAACCGTCGAAGGCGTTGTTGAAGATGTTACGCAAATCATCCTAAACCTTAAAAAGGTTGCAATGCGTATTGATAGCGATGATGCAAAAACACTCGAAGTTAACGTAAATGGTCCAGCAATGGTTACTGCCGGTGATATCATCGGTGATGCGGATGTTGAAATCTTGAACAAGGATTTGCACATCGCCACTGTTGCGGCAGGGGCAACGTTGCACATGACGCTTACAGCGGAACGTGGACGTGGGTATGTTTCAGGAGATCAGAACAAAGAATTGCATTCAAACATGCCAATCGGAGTTCTAGCAATTGATTCAATCTACACCCCTATCGAACGCGTTAACTACCAAGTCGAAGAAACTCGTGTTGGTCAACGTAACGATTTCGACAAGTTGACAATGGACATCTGGACTGATGGATCACTTTCTGTTACTGAGGCAATCTCATTGGCAGCTCGTATCTTGTCAGACCACTTGAACCCATTCGTTGAATTGTCAGAGCGTGCGGTGGAAACACAAGTTATGCTAGACAAGGAAGAAACAACAACGAGCAAGCATGCGGAAGTTCCGATTGAAGAATTGGACCTTTCAGTTCGCTCATACAATTGTCTAAAGCGTGCTGGAATTAACACGATTCAAGAGTTGACTGATCGCTCAGAAAACCAAATGATGAATGTGCGTAACCTTGGACGTAAGTCACTTGACGAAATCCAAGATAAGCTAACAGCACTAGGACTAGGCTTCCGCAAGGAAGACTAA
- the rpsK gene encoding 30S ribosomal protein S11 — MAGRNTRKRRVKKNIEAGVVHIHATFNNTIVMITDVQGNAVAWSSAGSLGFKGSRKSTPFAAQMAAEAATKGAMENGMKTVAVTVKGPGSGRESAIRALAAAGLEVTSIKDVTPVPHNGCRPPKRRRV; from the coding sequence ATGGCAGGTCGTAATACTCGTAAGCGTCGTGTTAAGAAGAATATTGAAGCAGGTGTAGTTCACATCCACGCAACATTCAACAACACGATCGTTATGATCACAGACGTTCAAGGTAATGCTGTTGCTTGGTCTTCAGCTGGTTCTCTTGGTTTCAAGGGAAGCCGTAAGTCAACTCCATTTGCTGCGCAAATGGCCGCCGAAGCTGCTACTAAGGGAGCAATGGAAAACGGAATGAAGACTGTAGCGGTTACTGTTAAGGGTCCTGGTTCAGGACGTGAATCAGCTATCCGTGCCTTGGCCGCTGCTGGTTTGGAAGTAACTTCAATTAAGGACGTTACTCCAGTACCACACAACGGATGTCGCCCACCAAAGCGTCGTCGTGTCTAA
- the rpsM gene encoding 30S ribosomal protein S13 — translation MARIAGVDLPRDKRIVIALTYVYGIGSTTAQNILSEVGVSEDVRVRDLTPDQEDAIRAVVDGIKVEGDLRREISMNIKNLQEMASYRGIRHRKGLPVRGQNTKNNARTRKGPAVAIAGKKK, via the coding sequence ATGGCTCGTATTGCTGGTGTTGATTTGCCTCGCGATAAGCGTATCGTGATCGCATTGACATATGTATATGGAATCGGTAGCACTACTGCTCAAAACATTTTGAGTGAAGTTGGTGTTTCAGAAGATGTTCGTGTTCGAGACTTGACTCCCGACCAAGAAGACGCCATCCGTGCCGTCGTAGACGGAATTAAGGTGGAAGGTGACTTGCGTCGCGAAATCTCAATGAACATTAAAAACTTGCAAGAAATGGCTTCATACCGTGGTATCCGTCATCGTAAGGGCTTGCCTGTTCGTGGTCAAAACACGAAGAACAATGCTCGTACTCGAAAGGGCCCAGCTGTTGCAATTGCAGGTAAGAAGAAGTAA
- the rpmJ gene encoding 50S ribosomal protein L36 gives MKVRPSVKPMCDSCKTIKRNGRVMVICSANPKHKQRQGK, from the coding sequence ATGAAGGTTCGTCCATCTGTTAAGCCTATGTGCGATAGTTGTAAGACTATCAAGCGTAACGGTCGTGTTATGGTGATTTGCTCAGCAAACCCAAAGCACAAGCAACGTCAAGGAAAGTAA